One Caldibacillus debilis DSM 16016 genomic window carries:
- a CDS encoding organic hydroperoxide resistance protein — protein MTVYFTASATAKGGREGRVKSSDGVLDLKLAMPKPDQQPAATNPEQLFAAGYSACFDGALNFIAQKKGMNIDSTVTANVSLLKDEKDNGYKIGVVLEVEIRGVTQEQAEELAHAAHEFCPYSKATRGNIDVEIVAKAV, from the coding sequence ATGACGGTTTATTTTACGGCATCCGCTACCGCAAAGGGCGGAAGGGAAGGAAGGGTTAAATCCAGCGACGGCGTTCTCGATTTGAAATTGGCCATGCCGAAGCCGGATCAACAACCGGCCGCGACCAATCCCGAACAGCTTTTTGCCGCCGGATATTCCGCCTGCTTCGACGGAGCCCTGAATTTCATCGCGCAAAAAAAGGGGATGAACATCGATTCCACGGTGACGGCCAACGTCAGCCTCCTAAAAGATGAGAAAGACAACGGGTATAAAATCGGCGTTGTCCTGGAAGTGGAAATCCGGGGCGTCACCCAGGAACAGGCGGAAGAATTGGCGCACGCCGCCCATGAATTCTGCCCCTATTCCAAAGCGACCCGCGGCAATATCGACGTCGAAATCGTCGCAAAAGCGGTCTGA
- a CDS encoding isochorismate synthase — protein MELKRYWEDICEKLIINNPYGPVRGTGPLLFGGFSFRPLKDGALWGNFLDGFFYLPRYLLTKADGETYLTVNGGEEEAVPEWVNRFSEEAEGSGLAEMFPDESGFGAGAYPAKGTELQPERWKEHVGKAISLLKEGYGEKVVLAREMKVACEGGIDAGMVLANLFRSQTANYLFLLENGGEAFIGASPERLARKDGERIFSECVAGSAPRGKDPQEDERIGRELLSDEKNLQEHRFVVEMITGAMARYCRDLRVPEQPVILNNPDIKHLYTPVAGILREDGAFFDVLRSLHPTPALGGTPRDVALELIGRLELFERGLYGAPIGWVDHRMDGEFAVGIRSALIRGNEARLFAGCGIVKDSEAEKEFAETRVKFRPMLRALCGKTWDDGGMFDERE, from the coding sequence TTGGAACTGAAACGTTATTGGGAAGATATATGTGAAAAACTAATCATTAATAATCCCTATGGACCGGTCCGCGGAACGGGACCTTTGTTGTTCGGCGGCTTTTCTTTCCGGCCGTTAAAAGATGGGGCGTTATGGGGGAATTTTCTGGACGGCTTTTTTTATTTGCCCCGTTATTTGTTGACGAAGGCGGACGGGGAAACCTATTTGACGGTTAACGGCGGGGAGGAGGAAGCCGTCCCGGAATGGGTGAATCGGTTTTCGGAGGAAGCGGAAGGATCCGGCTTGGCCGAAATGTTCCCCGATGAAAGCGGTTTTGGCGCCGGCGCTTACCCGGCAAAGGGCACGGAACTTCAGCCGGAGCGGTGGAAGGAACATGTCGGGAAGGCCATATCCCTTTTAAAGGAAGGCTATGGGGAAAAAGTCGTTTTGGCCCGGGAAATGAAGGTTGCCTGCGAAGGCGGGATCGACGCGGGCATGGTGCTGGCGAATCTATTCCGGAGCCAAACCGCCAATTATCTGTTTTTGTTGGAAAACGGCGGGGAAGCTTTCATCGGGGCGTCCCCGGAGAGGCTCGCCAGAAAAGACGGGGAACGGATCTTTTCCGAATGTGTGGCCGGTTCGGCGCCGCGGGGGAAAGACCCGCAGGAAGACGAACGGATCGGCCGGGAATTGTTAAGCGATGAGAAAAATTTGCAGGAGCACCGGTTCGTCGTGGAGATGATCACCGGGGCCATGGCCCGGTATTGCCGGGATCTTCGCGTCCCCGAACAACCGGTGATTTTAAACAATCCGGATATTAAACATTTATATACCCCGGTTGCCGGCATATTGCGGGAGGACGGCGCCTTCTTCGACGTTCTCCGTTCCCTCCATCCGACCCCCGCTTTGGGAGGGACCCCCCGGGATGTGGCGCTGGAATTGATCGGCCGGTTGGAATTGTTTGAACGGGGATTGTACGGCGCGCCGATCGGATGGGTCGATCACCGGATGGACGGAGAGTTTGCCGTGGGGATCCGGTCCGCCCTCATCCGGGGCAATGAGGCCCGCTTGTTTGCCGGCTGCGGGATCGTGAAAGACTCCGAAGCGGAAAAAGAGTTTGCGGAAACGAGGGTAAAATTCCGTCCGATGTTGCGGGCCCTTTGCGGAAAGACTTGGGATGACGGAGGGATGTTCGATGAGCGGGAATGA
- the menD gene encoding 2-succinyl-5-enolpyruvyl-6-hydroxy-3-cyclohexene-1-carboxylic-acid synthase, with the protein MSGNEALTKYAGAFIDELAKSGVKKIVISPGSRSTPLALLAMEHPDLDCYVLVDERSAAFFAMGAAKAGKEPVAILCTSGTAAANYFPAVIEACLSRVPLVVITADRPHELRDVGAPQTIDQVRLYGNFVKWFQDLPLAEVSGTMLKFVRTVSARAVHTAKQNPAGPVHINFPLREPLLPEEDFFSGEMPAAPRVVFRDPVMTLDEREFAALSSRLPEKGLFICGPMEMADDRFFRSLLRLAEALHYPVLADPLSQLRSRAPEHSPLVDSYDAFLRNPDVRRSLKPELIIRFGAMPVSKALHFYLQEHGEVPQWVVDSGRGFRDPAYGGSEWIYCDESVFCEEMLKHPAPFRTAGEWEGTWKSMNARAKKIMAEIGGEEGIAEGKIFYHLPEFLPDHAALYVGNSMPIRDMDSFFFACQKPVRVYGNRGASGIDGVVSSAMGASLFHPHTYLLIGDLSFYHDLNGLLAAKLYGLNLTVVLINNNGGGIFSLLPQAERPKHFEALFGTPTDLDFKHAARLYGAYYACPETWEEFCGTMAKVRDMDGLKIVEVRTGRKRNAAIRKGLWAKVSREIAGLPREDGR; encoded by the coding sequence ATGAGCGGGAATGAGGCATTAACCAAATATGCGGGGGCATTTATCGATGAATTGGCCAAATCGGGGGTAAAAAAAATCGTCATCAGCCCGGGGTCCCGGTCGACGCCTTTGGCCTTGCTCGCCATGGAACATCCGGACTTGGACTGTTACGTTCTCGTGGACGAGCGTTCGGCGGCTTTTTTCGCCATGGGCGCCGCGAAAGCGGGGAAGGAACCGGTGGCGATTTTGTGCACGTCGGGGACGGCGGCGGCCAATTATTTTCCCGCCGTCATTGAAGCCTGCCTGTCCCGGGTGCCGCTCGTGGTCATCACGGCGGACCGCCCCCATGAATTGCGGGATGTCGGGGCGCCGCAGACGATCGATCAAGTCCGTTTGTACGGGAATTTCGTCAAATGGTTTCAAGATTTGCCGCTGGCGGAAGTTTCCGGCACGATGCTCAAATTCGTCCGGACCGTTTCCGCCCGGGCCGTTCATACGGCCAAGCAAAATCCCGCCGGCCCGGTCCATATCAATTTTCCCCTGCGGGAACCGCTTCTGCCGGAGGAGGATTTCTTTTCCGGGGAAATGCCGGCGGCCCCGCGGGTCGTCTTTCGCGATCCGGTGATGACCTTGGACGAAAGGGAGTTTGCCGCCTTGTCTTCCCGTTTGCCGGAAAAGGGGCTGTTCATCTGCGGTCCGATGGAAATGGCCGATGACCGGTTTTTCCGATCCCTTCTCCGTCTGGCCGAAGCCTTGCATTATCCGGTCCTCGCCGATCCGTTGTCCCAGCTGAGAAGCCGGGCGCCCGAACATTCCCCGTTGGTCGATAGCTACGATGCCTTTTTGCGGAATCCGGATGTGCGCCGGTCGTTAAAGCCGGAACTGATCATCCGCTTCGGCGCGATGCCCGTTTCCAAAGCGCTTCATTTTTACCTCCAGGAACACGGGGAAGTCCCCCAATGGGTCGTCGACTCCGGGCGGGGTTTTCGCGATCCGGCGTACGGCGGAAGCGAATGGATTTATTGCGACGAATCGGTCTTTTGCGAGGAAATGCTGAAACATCCGGCTCCCTTCCGCACCGCGGGCGAATGGGAAGGGACCTGGAAAAGCATGAACGCCAGGGCAAAAAAAATCATGGCCGAAATCGGCGGCGAAGAAGGGATAGCGGAAGGGAAGATCTTTTACCATTTGCCGGAATTCCTTCCGGATCATGCCGCCCTTTATGTCGGCAACAGCATGCCCATCCGCGACATGGATTCGTTTTTCTTTGCCTGCCAAAAGCCGGTCCGGGTCTACGGCAACCGGGGGGCCAGCGGCATCGACGGCGTCGTATCTTCCGCCATGGGGGCGAGCCTGTTCCATCCGCATACCTATCTGTTGATCGGCGATTTAAGCTTTTATCATGACTTGAACGGCCTGCTGGCGGCAAAGCTGTACGGCTTAAATCTTACGGTTGTCTTGATCAACAATAACGGCGGCGGCATCTTTTCCCTCCTTCCCCAGGCGGAGCGGCCGAAGCATTTCGAAGCGCTGTTCGGGACGCCGACGGATCTCGATTTTAAGCATGCGGCGCGACTATACGGCGCTTATTACGCCTGCCCCGAAACGTGGGAGGAATTTTGCGGGACGATGGCGAAGGTAAGGGACATGGACGGATTGAAGATCGTCGAAGTCCGCACCGGCCGGAAGAGGAACGCGGCGATCCGCAAAGGGCTGTGGGCAAAGGTTTCCCGGGAAATCGCCGGACTTCCGCGGGAGGATGGGCGATGA
- the menH gene encoding 2-succinyl-6-hydroxy-2,4-cyclohexadiene-1-carboxylate synthase, with protein sequence MILTINGMPYSFMQTGEGEPLLLLHGFTGDKNDWAPFFPLWGEHFRVIAVDLPGHGETGKPKDVSRYRMESVVRDIDELLGKLDVRRVHVLGYSMGGRTALAYAILRPGRIRSLILEGASPGLKTEEEREARKKSDELLAERILKNGLADFVDYWRELPLFRTQKELPEPVYERLWRKRLANDPYGLAYSLRGMGTGVQPSFWEDLPRLDIPVLLLAGERDGKFLRIGREMEKAIKKAKLVAVPGAGHAAHVENPSFFGKIVMKFIKESEGEPLCRENG encoded by the coding sequence ATGATTTTGACGATCAACGGCATGCCCTATTCCTTTATGCAAACCGGAGAAGGGGAACCGTTGCTGCTTTTGCACGGTTTTACAGGGGACAAAAACGATTGGGCGCCCTTTTTTCCGCTCTGGGGCGAACATTTCCGCGTCATTGCCGTAGATCTTCCCGGACACGGGGAGACGGGAAAGCCGAAGGATGTCAGCCGGTACAGGATGGAATCCGTCGTCAGGGACATCGACGAACTGCTCGGCAAACTGGACGTCCGCCGGGTCCATGTGTTGGGCTATTCGATGGGGGGAAGGACCGCCCTCGCCTACGCGATTCTCCGGCCGGGACGGATCCGTTCGTTGATTTTGGAAGGCGCCTCTCCCGGATTGAAAACGGAAGAAGAAAGGGAGGCAAGAAAAAAATCCGACGAGCTTTTGGCCGAACGGATCCTGAAAAATGGGCTGGCGGATTTCGTCGATTATTGGCGGGAGCTCCCCCTTTTCCGGACCCAGAAGGAATTGCCGGAACCGGTTTATGAAAGGCTGTGGCGGAAGCGGCTGGCCAACGACCCTTACGGGCTGGCTTACAGCCTCCGCGGCATGGGGACGGGGGTGCAGCCTTCCTTTTGGGAGGATTTGCCCAGGCTCGATATCCCGGTTCTGCTCCTCGCCGGGGAAAGGGACGGGAAATTTCTTCGGATTGGCCGGGAGATGGAAAAAGCGATCAAGAAGGCCAAATTGGTCGCCGTCCCCGGGGCGGGCCATGCGGCCCATGTGGAAAATCCGAGTTTTTTTGGTAAAATTGTTATGAAATTCATCAAGGAAAGTGAGGGTGAACCGCTTTGCCGAGAGAATGGGTGA
- the menB gene encoding 1,4-dihydroxy-2-naphthoyl-CoA synthase — protein sequence MPREWVKVKDYEDIKYETYNGIAKITINRPEVRNAFRPKTVAEMIDAFSHARDDSSIGVIILTGEGKEAFCAGGDQKVRGHGGYVGEDHIPRLNVLDLQRLIRVIPKPVIAMVAGYAIGGGHVLHVVCDLTIAADNAIFGQSGPKVGSFDGGYGAGYLARIIGHKRAREMWYLCRQYTAQEAYEMGLVNKVVPLDQLEEETVKWAEEILEKSPTAIRFLKAAFNADSDGLAGLQQLAGDATLLFYTTDEAKEGRDAFKEKRKPDFSKFPRFP from the coding sequence TTGCCGAGAGAATGGGTGAAGGTGAAAGATTATGAGGATATAAAATACGAAACCTACAACGGGATCGCCAAAATAACGATCAACCGTCCGGAAGTGCGCAACGCCTTCCGTCCGAAAACGGTCGCCGAGATGATTGACGCCTTCAGCCATGCGCGGGATGATTCGAGCATCGGCGTGATCATTTTGACCGGGGAAGGCAAGGAGGCCTTCTGCGCCGGCGGGGACCAGAAGGTGCGCGGCCACGGCGGGTACGTCGGGGAAGACCATATTCCCCGCTTGAACGTCCTGGATTTACAGCGGCTCATCCGCGTCATACCGAAACCGGTTATCGCCATGGTCGCCGGCTACGCCATCGGCGGAGGACATGTGCTGCATGTCGTTTGTGATTTGACCATCGCCGCCGACAATGCCATCTTCGGACAATCCGGTCCGAAAGTGGGAAGCTTCGACGGCGGATACGGCGCCGGATATTTGGCGAGAATCATCGGCCACAAACGGGCGAGGGAAATGTGGTATTTGTGCCGGCAATATACCGCCCAGGAAGCTTACGAAATGGGGCTTGTCAACAAGGTCGTCCCCCTGGATCAGCTGGAAGAGGAAACGGTGAAATGGGCGGAAGAAATTTTGGAAAAAAGCCCGACGGCGATCCGCTTCTTGAAGGCCGCTTTCAACGCGGATTCGGACGGCCTCGCCGGCCTTCAGCAATTGGCCGGGGACGCGACCTTGCTGTTCTATACGACCGATGAGGCGAAGGAAGGCAGGGACGCCTTTAAGGAAAAACGGAAACCCGACTTCAGCAAGTTCCCCCGTTTTCCGTGA
- a CDS encoding o-succinylbenzoate--CoA ligase translates to MDERWNEKIPNWIAKRAFLTPDRTAVIFHDEKITFRQLFQEAKKTAEKLFRLGCGSGKKAAVLLKNRPESLYLLAALQLCGTVTVFLNHRLTAGELLFQLKDSGADLLVADETFREKCEAIRTELSALNIVYLRELDGLEGKPDPLKEEFALDDVCSVMYTSGTTGFPKGVLQTYGNHWWSAVGSVINLGLAPEDAWALAVPLFHISGFSIFIRSLIYGIPVVLYEKFEPERINRDLREGKISIISLVPQMLSALIEGLGDGTYHERLRCVLLGGGPAPVRLLQICKEKGIPVYQTYGLTETCSQIVTLAPEDSLEKIGSAGKPLFPNQLRIVSPDDPETDLAPKQIGEIAVKGPVVMKGYYRREESNAKSFLPGGWFLTGDLGYVDEEGFLYVVDRRADLIISGGENIYPAEIENVLLSHPSVQEACVVGVDDEKWGQVPFVFYVRKKGCEVGREELEQYCRKHLASYKVPKGWEEVDRLPRNAANKLMRRELKKLAKELR, encoded by the coding sequence ATGGATGAACGGTGGAACGAGAAGATCCCCAACTGGATAGCCAAACGGGCCTTTTTGACGCCGGACCGGACCGCCGTCATTTTCCACGATGAAAAGATCACGTTCCGGCAATTGTTCCAGGAAGCGAAAAAAACGGCCGAAAAGCTGTTCCGCCTCGGTTGCGGCAGCGGGAAAAAAGCGGCCGTCCTTCTGAAAAACCGGCCGGAATCCCTTTATTTGCTTGCGGCCCTGCAATTGTGCGGCACCGTTACCGTATTTTTAAATCACCGTTTGACGGCGGGGGAACTTCTGTTTCAATTGAAGGACAGCGGGGCGGATCTGCTGGTCGCCGATGAAACGTTTCGGGAGAAATGCGAAGCGATCCGGACGGAGCTGTCGGCGTTGAACATCGTATATTTGCGGGAGCTGGACGGCCTGGAAGGAAAACCGGACCCGCTCAAAGAAGAATTTGCTTTGGATGATGTTTGTTCCGTCATGTACACTTCGGGAACGACCGGATTTCCGAAAGGGGTTTTGCAAACTTACGGCAACCATTGGTGGAGCGCCGTCGGATCGGTCATCAACCTCGGCCTGGCTCCGGAAGACGCATGGGCCCTGGCCGTTCCGCTTTTCCATATCAGCGGTTTTTCCATTTTCATCCGCAGCCTGATTTACGGGATTCCGGTCGTTTTATACGAAAAATTTGAGCCGGAACGGATCAACCGGGATTTAAGGGAAGGGAAAATTTCCATCATCTCCCTCGTTCCGCAGATGCTTTCCGCTTTGATCGAGGGCCTCGGTGACGGAACGTATCATGAAAGGCTCCGCTGCGTCCTGCTGGGGGGAGGGCCGGCGCCGGTCCGTCTGCTACAGATCTGCAAGGAGAAAGGAATCCCCGTTTACCAAACGTACGGCCTGACGGAAACTTGTTCGCAAATCGTGACTTTGGCCCCGGAAGACAGCCTGGAAAAAATCGGATCGGCGGGCAAACCGTTGTTCCCGAATCAATTGCGGATCGTATCACCCGACGATCCGGAGACGGACCTCGCTCCGAAGCAAATCGGGGAAATCGCCGTCAAAGGCCCCGTTGTCATGAAAGGATATTACCGGAGGGAGGAAAGCAATGCAAAAAGTTTTTTGCCGGGCGGATGGTTTTTGACGGGGGATCTCGGATATGTCGATGAGGAAGGGTTTTTATATGTGGTCGACCGCCGCGCCGACTTGATCATATCCGGAGGGGAAAACATTTACCCGGCAGAAATCGAAAATGTCCTGCTTTCCCATCCGTCCGTTCAGGAGGCTTGCGTCGTCGGGGTCGACGATGAAAAATGGGGCCAGGTCCCCTTCGTGTTTTATGTCCGGAAGAAAGGCTGCGAAGTCGGCCGGGAGGAGCTGGAGCAATATTGCAGGAAGCATCTGGCGTCCTATAAGGTGCCGAAAGGCTGGGAGGAAGTGGACCGGCTTCCGAGAAACGCGGCCAACAAGCTGATGCGAAGGGAATTAAAAAAATTGGCAAAGGAGCTCCGTTAG
- the yidD gene encoding membrane protein insertion efficiency factor YidD, whose protein sequence is MGQKILIGLIRFYRKFVSPLKPPTCRFQPTCSEYGLEAVRRFGAVKGGYLTVKRILKCHPFHKGGFDPVPLEWPKKTGEKR, encoded by the coding sequence ATGGGCCAAAAAATCCTGATCGGGCTCATCCGATTTTACCGGAAGTTCGTATCTCCTTTAAAACCCCCCACCTGCCGTTTTCAACCGACCTGTTCCGAGTACGGACTCGAAGCCGTCCGCCGTTTCGGAGCGGTGAAGGGCGGGTATTTGACGGTGAAACGGATTTTAAAATGCCATCCTTTCCATAAGGGCGGCTTCGATCCGGTTCCTTTGGAATGGCCGAAAAAAACGGGGGAAAAGCGGTAA
- a CDS encoding Dps family protein, which yields MSKALADGMNNIIANFTVLYMKMHHFHWYVKGTNFYVLHEKFEQFYNDLAGYIDEIAERLLTLNEAPVSTLEECLRRATVEEAKGDLSEQQMVEETISDFAKVIQQLKECLKAAEQEGDDITNDLLLSIAAQMDKNIWMLRAFSGKNAVPPQKAEPVAWLKKRG from the coding sequence ATGTCGAAAGCTTTGGCGGACGGCATGAACAACATCATCGCCAATTTTACCGTATTGTACATGAAGATGCACCATTTCCATTGGTACGTCAAAGGGACGAATTTTTATGTGCTGCACGAGAAATTTGAGCAGTTTTACAACGATTTGGCGGGCTACATCGACGAGATCGCCGAACGGCTGCTGACGTTGAACGAGGCCCCGGTTTCCACGCTGGAGGAATGCTTGCGGCGCGCAACCGTCGAGGAAGCGAAGGGCGACCTGTCCGAACAGCAGATGGTGGAAGAGACGATCAGCGATTTTGCCAAAGTCATCCAACAACTGAAGGAATGCCTGAAAGCGGCTGAACAAGAAGGCGATGATATCACCAACGACCTGCTTTTGTCCATCGCCGCTCAAATGGACAAGAATATTTGGATGCTGCGGGCGTTTTCCGGAAAAAACGCCGTGCCCCCGCAAAAGGCTGAACCTGTCGCGTGGCTGAAAAAGAGAGGATAA
- the ytkD gene encoding RNA deprotection pyrophosphohydrolase — translation MKSFFDLRGQLVRLAFGENPFPQEPKHVFVLCRYRDRWLLTDHKKRGWEFPGGKIEAGEDAKDAAVREVYEETGGVVDRLVPIGQYQVFDEREAFVKKIFFATIREIRQRPHYHETNGPLLVDEETLVKPLNDRFSFLMRDSVVAESIRYLKENRLPDILSPEGSENGKG, via the coding sequence TTGAAATCCTTTTTTGATTTGCGCGGCCAACTCGTCCGGCTGGCCTTCGGGGAAAACCCTTTTCCCCAAGAGCCGAAACATGTCTTTGTCCTTTGCCGTTACCGGGATCGCTGGCTCTTGACCGACCATAAAAAGCGGGGATGGGAATTCCCCGGCGGAAAGATCGAGGCGGGGGAGGACGCCAAGGACGCGGCCGTGCGGGAAGTGTATGAAGAAACCGGCGGGGTGGTGGACCGCCTCGTTCCGATCGGGCAATATCAAGTTTTTGACGAGCGGGAAGCCTTTGTCAAAAAGATTTTTTTTGCCACGATCCGGGAAATCCGGCAAAGGCCCCACTATCATGAAACGAACGGTCCGCTCCTCGTCGACGAGGAAACCTTGGTGAAACCGTTGAACGACCGGTTCAGCTTTCTCATGAGGGATTCGGTCGTGGCCGAATCCATCCGCTATTTGAAGGAAAACCGGCTGCCGGACATTTTGTCTCCGGAGGGGAGCGAAAACGGGAAAGGATGA
- a CDS encoding ABC transporter permease: MNSELLHEKYKKALRREKRIVRFFQAAIFLLFFLLWETASRNKWIDPLIFSSPSKVWHLLMENIRDGTLLVHTGVTLTETVSGFLLGTLAGCLLAAALWWWERLAKILDPYLVVLNALPKVALGPILIVALGPNFTSIIAMGAIISVIITTIVVYTSFKEVDPNYLRVLETFGTSRLDRFREIILPASFPAIISTLKVNVGLSWVGVIVGEFLASQRGLGYLIIYGFQVFNLTLVFLALVIIAFLATIMYQFVDFLEKKLIKNRT; the protein is encoded by the coding sequence GTGAACAGCGAACTCCTTCATGAAAAATACAAAAAGGCCTTGCGCCGGGAAAAAAGGATCGTCCGCTTTTTTCAGGCGGCCATTTTTCTTTTGTTTTTCCTTCTTTGGGAAACGGCAAGCCGAAACAAATGGATCGATCCGTTAATCTTCAGTTCCCCTTCCAAGGTATGGCATTTATTGATGGAAAACATCAGGGACGGTACGCTCCTTGTCCATACGGGGGTGACCCTGACGGAAACGGTATCCGGCTTTCTCCTCGGCACCCTGGCCGGCTGTTTGCTGGCCGCGGCCCTCTGGTGGTGGGAGCGGCTGGCAAAAATCTTGGATCCCTATTTGGTCGTCCTTAACGCCTTGCCGAAAGTGGCCCTCGGACCGATCCTGATCGTTGCCCTCGGACCGAACTTCACCTCGATCATCGCCATGGGCGCCATCATCTCGGTAATCATCACGACCATCGTCGTCTACACATCCTTCAAAGAAGTCGACCCGAATTATCTGCGGGTTTTGGAAACCTTCGGCACGAGCCGGCTGGACCGTTTCCGGGAGATCATTTTGCCCGCCTCTTTCCCGGCGATCATCTCCACGTTAAAAGTCAATGTCGGCCTTTCCTGGGTCGGGGTGATCGTCGGGGAATTTCTCGCGTCCCAGAGGGGGCTGGGCTATTTAATCATCTACGGATTCCAAGTGTTCAATTTGACTTTGGTTTTCCTGGCCCTCGTCATCATCGCCTTCTTGGCAACGATCATGTACCAATTCGTCGATTTCCTGGAAAAAAAGCTGATTAAAAACCGGACCTGA
- a CDS encoding ABC transporter ATP-binding protein, which yields MSLLTVRDVSHIYFSKDAKTAALLDISFSVREQEFVSLVGPSGCGKTTLLSIMAGLMEPTVGKVTLENEKVHPKSRKIGYMLQQDYLFPWKTVEENILIGLKLTRQLNEETRRKTLSLLHEIGLRGVEKQYPAQLSGGMRQRAALVRTLATDPKILLLDEPFSALDFQTKLKMEELVYRTLKHYRKTALLVTHDIGEAIAMSDRVILLSNRPGTVRKIFAIPEEIRALPPFLARQHPDFQRLFDMIWKELENLEPSEQRTPS from the coding sequence ATGAGCCTTTTAACCGTCCGGGATGTTTCCCATATTTATTTTTCAAAGGATGCGAAAACAGCGGCACTCCTGGATATCTCTTTTTCCGTCCGCGAGCAGGAGTTCGTTTCCCTCGTGGGGCCGAGCGGATGCGGGAAAACGACCCTGCTTTCCATTATGGCGGGCCTGATGGAGCCGACTGTCGGGAAAGTCACGTTGGAAAATGAAAAAGTTCACCCGAAAAGCCGGAAAATCGGTTACATGCTGCAACAGGACTATTTGTTCCCCTGGAAGACCGTGGAAGAAAATATCTTGATCGGCCTGAAACTGACCCGTCAATTGAACGAGGAAACAAGGCGGAAAACCCTCTCCCTGCTGCACGAAATCGGGCTCCGGGGAGTGGAGAAACAATACCCGGCCCAGCTGTCCGGGGGCATGCGGCAGCGGGCCGCCCTGGTGCGGACGCTGGCGACCGACCCGAAGATCCTCCTGCTTGACGAACCCTTCTCGGCGCTGGATTTCCAAACCAAATTGAAAATGGAAGAATTGGTTTACCGCACGCTGAAACATTACCGCAAAACCGCCCTTTTGGTGACCCATGACATCGGCGAAGCCATCGCCATGAGCGACCGGGTGATTCTGTTGTCCAACCGCCCCGGTACGGTCCGGAAAATTTTTGCGATACCGGAGGAAATAAGGGCCCTGCCTCCCTTTTTGGCAAGGCAGCATCCGGATTTCCAACGGCTGTTCGATATGATCTGGAAGGAGTTGGAGAACCTTGAGCCGAGTGAACAGCGAACTCCTTCATGA
- a CDS encoding ABC transporter substrate-binding protein, with product MKKSWRKKLLPFLCLFLLAAASGCEGTKKEGRQKVRLAEVTRSIFYAPLYASIEKGFFQKHGIDVELKTVWGGDKTMTALITGGADIALVGAETSIYVYAQGSEDPVINFAQLTQTDGTFLVSREKMDRFSWEQLKGKTFLGQRKGGMPQMVGEFVLKKNGIDPHKDLNLLQNVDFANIPNAFASGTGDFVQLFEPQASLFELEGIGHIVASFGAESGKVPYTCFMAKSSYMKNNKDIIEKFTAALYEGQKWVYESSAEEVAKAIQPYFEDTELSVIEMVVDRYRSQKTYAENPLLDEEEWKNLQDIMEEAGELPKRIDIGELVDPSFAEKAMKE from the coding sequence ATGAAAAAGAGCTGGAGAAAAAAATTATTGCCGTTCCTCTGCCTTTTCCTGCTCGCAGCCGCTTCCGGATGCGAAGGGACGAAAAAAGAAGGGCGGCAGAAAGTGCGCCTGGCGGAAGTGACCCGATCCATTTTCTATGCCCCCCTTTATGCGTCGATCGAGAAGGGTTTCTTCCAAAAACACGGCATCGACGTTGAATTGAAGACGGTATGGGGCGGAGACAAAACGATGACCGCCCTCATAACGGGCGGCGCGGATATCGCCCTCGTCGGGGCGGAAACGAGCATCTACGTGTATGCCCAAGGTTCCGAAGATCCGGTGATCAATTTCGCCCAATTGACCCAAACCGACGGAACCTTTCTCGTCTCCCGGGAAAAAATGGACCGGTTTTCCTGGGAACAGCTGAAGGGAAAAACCTTTCTCGGCCAGCGGAAAGGAGGAATGCCGCAGATGGTGGGGGAATTCGTGCTGAAAAAGAACGGCATCGACCCGCATAAAGATCTCAACCTCCTGCAAAACGTGGACTTCGCCAATATCCCGAACGCCTTCGCCTCGGGAACGGGCGATTTCGTGCAATTGTTCGAACCCCAGGCAAGCCTGTTCGAATTGGAAGGAATCGGCCATATCGTGGCATCCTTCGGCGCGGAAAGCGGAAAAGTGCCCTATACCTGCTTTATGGCAAAAAGCAGTTATATGAAAAACAACAAGGATATCATCGAAAAATTTACCGCCGCCCTTTATGAAGGGCAAAAATGGGTTTATGAATCTTCCGCGGAGGAAGTGGCGAAGGCGATCCAGCCGTATTTCGAAGACACGGAGCTTTCCGTCATTGAGATGGTCGTCGACCGCTACCGGTCGCAAAAAACCTACGCGGAAAATCCCTTGCTCGACGAAGAGGAATGGAAGAACCTCCAAGATATCATGGAAGAAGCCGGCGAATTGCCGAAACGCATTGACATCGGGGAACTGGTCGATCCTTCCTTTGCGGAAAAGGCCATGAAAGAATGA